A part of Sinorhizobium chiapasense genomic DNA contains:
- a CDS encoding diacylglycerol/lipid kinase family protein, whose product MKVKAIFNRDGGTFRTTDMRAYGRRVEEVFRAAGHEIEVAVVEAVDMRDMLERACRRGDLDAIVAGGGDGTISAAAAVAWKNGMPLGVIPAGTMNLFARSLKLPLDIWRVPEVLAHGRIINGDIGSADGRAFVHQFSMGLHARLVRYRESYRFASRLGKIGASTRAAVGVIFNPPDFEIEFDADGHRERRHVSAISVSNNHFGHATMMYADNVTSGHLGFYTAPPLKPAGVARLAFDILRGKFRASPLITEMSAIAVDLHFPKVDRKINCVIDGELLPMGRDVALRIHPGELKLLVGTQ is encoded by the coding sequence ATGAAAGTCAAAGCCATCTTCAATCGGGATGGGGGAACGTTCCGCACGACGGACATGAGGGCCTACGGCAGGAGGGTGGAAGAGGTCTTTCGCGCTGCCGGACATGAGATCGAAGTCGCCGTTGTCGAGGCCGTTGACATGCGGGATATGCTGGAACGGGCCTGCCGGCGGGGCGATCTCGATGCGATCGTTGCCGGCGGCGGCGACGGCACGATTTCGGCAGCGGCTGCAGTCGCATGGAAGAACGGCATGCCACTCGGCGTCATCCCGGCTGGGACGATGAACCTTTTCGCGCGCTCGTTGAAGCTGCCGCTCGATATCTGGAGGGTGCCGGAGGTTCTTGCTCATGGCAGGATCATCAATGGCGATATCGGCAGCGCCGACGGCCGCGCCTTTGTCCATCAGTTTTCCATGGGCCTGCATGCCCGTTTGGTCCGGTATCGTGAATCCTATCGTTTCGCCTCGCGGCTTGGAAAGATCGGTGCAAGCACGCGCGCGGCGGTCGGCGTTATTTTCAACCCACCGGATTTTGAAATCGAGTTCGATGCCGACGGTCACAGGGAGCGCCGGCACGTGTCGGCGATTTCGGTGTCGAACAACCATTTCGGCCATGCCACGATGATGTACGCGGATAACGTGACGAGCGGGCATCTCGGCTTCTACACCGCGCCGCCTTTGAAGCCTGCCGGCGTCGCGAGGCTTGCCTTCGATATCCTGCGCGGCAAGTTCCGCGCGAGCCCCTTGATCACGGAGATGAGCGCCATCGCAGTCGATCTGCACTTCCCGAAGGTCGACCGAAAGATCAATTGCGTCATCGACGGCGAACTTCTGCCGATGGGGCGGGACGTGGCGCTACGCATTCATCCCGGCGAACTGAAGCTGCTGGTCGGCACGCAATGA
- a CDS encoding Lrp/AsnC family transcriptional regulator, with translation MPKLDKFDIAILKILQEDARATNVEIAERVNLSPSPCLRRIRNLEKSGVLRGYRADIDRKEVGLGLTVFVEIKVGHHSQENARRQQESLLAIPEVVSCFLISGNADFLAEVVVEDLSAYERLLTETLLALPGVTDIRSNFAIRSIKTGGPLKLPSLP, from the coding sequence ATGCCAAAACTTGATAAATTCGATATTGCCATCCTGAAGATCCTCCAGGAGGATGCGCGCGCGACCAATGTCGAGATTGCCGAGCGCGTGAACTTGTCGCCATCGCCCTGCCTGCGGCGCATTCGCAATCTGGAGAAATCGGGCGTTCTGCGCGGCTATCGCGCCGACATCGACCGCAAGGAGGTCGGCCTTGGTTTAACAGTCTTCGTCGAGATCAAAGTCGGCCATCACAGCCAGGAAAACGCACGCCGCCAGCAGGAATCGTTGCTTGCCATCCCGGAGGTGGTCTCCTGCTTTCTGATCTCCGGCAATGCCGATTTCCTGGCGGAGGTCGTGGTCGAGGACCTCTCGGCCTATGAGAGGCTCTTGACCGAAACCCTTCTGGCCCTGCCGGGCGTTACCGATATCCGATCGAACTTCGCGATCCGGTCCATCAAGACAGGCGGTCCGCTGAAGCTGCCTTCCTTGCCATGA
- a CDS encoding winged helix-turn-helix transcriptional regulator — protein sequence MSRPRAKLTNTFPGCPVESALSFIDGKWKGVILYHLMVEGTLRFSELRRRVPSVTQRMLTKQLRELEEAGLLSRTVFPVVPPRVDYALTQRGESLRPVIMALKAWGDEHVCCDTGQIVLKPMGDRSTAAQELPPA from the coding sequence ATGTCCCGCCCTCGTGCGAAACTGACGAACACATTCCCTGGTTGTCCGGTGGAGTCGGCGCTGAGCTTCATCGATGGCAAATGGAAGGGCGTCATCCTCTATCACCTGATGGTCGAAGGCACCTTGCGCTTCAGCGAGTTGCGCCGGCGGGTGCCGAGCGTGACGCAGCGCATGTTGACCAAACAGCTTCGGGAATTGGAGGAGGCGGGCCTTCTGTCGCGTACGGTCTTTCCTGTCGTCCCGCCGCGTGTCGACTATGCGTTGACGCAGAGGGGCGAGAGCTTGAGGCCCGTGATCATGGCGCTGAAGGCCTGGGGCGACGAACACGTTTGCTGCGACACAGGTCAGATCGTGCTCAAGCCCATGGGCGATCGATCGACCGCCGCGCAAGAGCTGCCGCCCGCCTGA
- a CDS encoding ABC transporter substrate-binding protein codes for MKKFLATTCLAAGLLGLGSAASAAECGDVTIANMNWQSAEVLANVDKFILTEGYGCSAELVVGDTVPTITSMIEKGEPDVAPEGWVDLLPDVVNRGLQEGKLVGAAVALSDGGVQGWWIPKYIVDANPDIKTIDDVLKHKELFPDPEDPSKGAVFNGPQGWGGTVVTTQLYKAYGAEAAGFTLVDPGSAAGLDGSIAKAYERKEGWVGYYWAPTALLGKYEMVKLDHGVPADAAEWKRCNTVADCPDPKKNDWPKDKVQTLVTKAFADRAGPAMDYLKTRAWPNHTVNKLMAWMTDNQASGEEGAKHFLEENPDVWTKWVSPEVAEKIKAAL; via the coding sequence ATGAAGAAATTTCTTGCAACGACTTGTCTTGCTGCCGGCCTTCTCGGCCTTGGCAGCGCGGCGTCGGCGGCAGAATGCGGCGATGTGACGATCGCCAATATGAACTGGCAGAGCGCCGAAGTGCTGGCGAACGTGGACAAGTTCATCCTGACCGAGGGCTATGGCTGCAGCGCCGAACTCGTCGTCGGTGACACGGTGCCGACAATTACCTCGATGATCGAAAAGGGCGAGCCGGATGTTGCGCCCGAAGGCTGGGTCGATCTGCTGCCGGACGTCGTCAATCGCGGCCTCCAGGAAGGCAAGCTCGTCGGCGCGGCGGTCGCGCTCTCTGACGGCGGCGTGCAGGGCTGGTGGATCCCGAAATACATCGTCGACGCCAATCCGGACATCAAGACGATTGACGATGTCCTGAAACATAAAGAGCTTTTCCCCGATCCTGAGGATCCGAGCAAGGGTGCCGTTTTCAACGGCCCGCAGGGCTGGGGCGGCACCGTCGTGACGACGCAGCTTTACAAGGCATATGGCGCCGAGGCTGCCGGTTTCACGCTAGTCGATCCGGGCTCCGCAGCCGGCCTCGATGGCTCGATTGCCAAGGCCTACGAACGCAAGGAAGGTTGGGTCGGCTATTACTGGGCACCGACAGCGCTTCTCGGCAAATATGAAATGGTCAAGCTCGATCATGGCGTCCCGGCCGATGCGGCCGAATGGAAGCGCTGCAACACGGTCGCCGATTGCCCGGATCCGAAGAAGAACGATTGGCCGAAGGACAAGGTCCAGACGCTGGTGACCAAAGCGTTTGCTGATCGCGCCGGCCCGGCGATGGATTATCTCAAGACCCGCGCCTGGCCGAACCATACCGTCAACAAGCTGATGGCCTGGATGACGGACAACCAGGCGAGCGGCGAAGAAGGCGCCAAGCATTTCCTCGAGGAGAATCCGGACGTCTGGACCAAGTGGGTCTCTCCGGAAGTGGCAGAGAAGATCAAGGCCGCGCTTTGA
- a CDS encoding ABC transporter permease: MEWLTKFPHMDDDRLRELKKVIDEGFRTFTRAYGDGIESFFEPLQFFLIQSERFMTRTPWPIILILVALIAWLGSRNWKIVAGCVGTLLAIGYFDMWDDTMKTISMIFVCTVLSIAIGIPIGIIMSRSDRVQNLVNPVLDVMQTMPSFVYLIPVVMLLGIGKVPGLIAVVIYAIPPMIRLTNLGIRLVDKDVLEAADAFGSSSWQKLKNVQMPLALPTIMAGINQTIMMALAMVVIASMIGVQGLGQPVLKAIANQYFTLGIFNGLAIVGIAIIFDRVSQAYGHRLQRHREIVHG; encoded by the coding sequence ATGGAATGGCTGACCAAATTTCCGCATATGGACGATGACCGGCTTCGAGAACTGAAGAAAGTGATCGACGAGGGCTTCCGGACGTTCACGCGCGCCTATGGCGACGGCATCGAGTCTTTCTTCGAACCGCTGCAATTCTTTCTGATCCAGTCCGAGCGCTTCATGACGCGGACGCCCTGGCCGATCATCCTGATCCTGGTCGCGCTGATCGCCTGGCTCGGCAGCCGCAATTGGAAGATAGTGGCCGGTTGCGTGGGCACGCTTCTTGCCATCGGCTATTTCGACATGTGGGACGACACGATGAAGACGATCTCGATGATCTTCGTCTGTACCGTCCTGTCGATCGCCATCGGCATACCGATCGGCATCATCATGTCGCGCTCCGATCGTGTCCAGAACCTCGTCAATCCGGTGCTTGACGTCATGCAGACGATGCCAAGCTTCGTCTACCTCATTCCGGTGGTCATGCTGCTCGGCATCGGCAAGGTTCCGGGCCTCATAGCAGTCGTCATTTATGCCATCCCGCCGATGATCCGCCTTACCAATCTCGGTATTAGGCTTGTCGACAAGGATGTGCTCGAGGCCGCGGACGCCTTCGGTTCGTCAAGTTGGCAGAAGCTGAAGAATGTGCAGATGCCGCTTGCCTTGCCGACGATCATGGCCGGTATCAACCAGACGATCATGATGGCGCTCGCCATGGTCGTGATTGCCTCGATGATCGGTGTTCAGGGACTGGGCCAGCCGGTATTGAAGGCGATCGCCAACCAGTATTTCACGCTCGGCATCTTCAACGGCCTCGCCATCGTCGGCATCGCGATTATCTTCGATCGCGTCAGCCAGGCCTACGGTCATCGCTTGCAGAGACATCGCGAGATCGTGCACGGCTAA
- a CDS encoding DMT family transporter → MVALTLDRGSAAPAAAGYAGAFITVMIWATWILATRHTAATALGTIDLGLIRYGIPALVLAPVWLKTGLMPKSLPPALLALMVAGSGAVFFQVAAFAIHATPASSVGVLLGGSMPLATALIGVVFFRERPDRMRIIGFGAIVVGVTILLVRSLGASDGSAGTGYMLLPAAATLWAIYTHAFRRSGLSAVEGSALIAVWSFLIHLVLASICGSTLTSVPVGEVGLQVLSQGVLSGLAATLAYGFAVRRLGGTQAAAFTALTPVLAMFGGAALLGEPIGSLEIAAAVVTSAGVALSTGILSPRQA, encoded by the coding sequence ATGGTTGCCCTGACACTCGATCGCGGCTCCGCCGCGCCTGCCGCAGCCGGTTATGCCGGCGCATTCATCACCGTGATGATCTGGGCGACCTGGATTCTGGCCACGCGGCATACCGCCGCAACGGCGCTCGGGACGATCGACCTCGGCCTCATTCGCTACGGGATACCGGCACTCGTGCTTGCGCCTGTCTGGCTGAAGACAGGGCTCATGCCCAAATCGCTGCCGCCGGCGCTTCTTGCCCTGATGGTGGCGGGCTCGGGCGCCGTCTTCTTCCAGGTGGCCGCCTTCGCCATCCACGCAACGCCTGCTTCGTCCGTCGGCGTTCTGCTCGGCGGCTCAATGCCGCTCGCGACCGCGTTGATCGGCGTCGTGTTCTTCCGCGAGCGCCCCGATCGCATGCGTATCATCGGCTTTGGCGCCATTGTCGTCGGCGTCACCATCCTGCTCGTCCGCAGCCTCGGCGCATCGGATGGGTCCGCCGGGACGGGCTATATGCTGCTGCCTGCTGCCGCGACGCTTTGGGCAATCTATACCCACGCGTTCCGCCGCTCGGGCCTAAGTGCCGTGGAGGGCAGTGCGCTGATTGCGGTCTGGTCGTTTCTCATTCACCTCGTCCTGGCATCCATCTGCGGCAGCACGCTGACGAGCGTTCCCGTTGGCGAGGTCGGTCTCCAGGTCTTGAGCCAGGGCGTTCTTTCCGGCCTCGCAGCTACGCTTGCCTATGGCTTTGCCGTGCGTCGTCTGGGAGGCACGCAAGCGGCCGCCTTCACGGCTCTGACGCCCGTACTTGCCATGTTCGGCGGTGCAGCCCTGCTCGGGGAACCGATCGGTTCGCTCGAGATCGCGGCCGCGGTCGTCACCTCAGCGGGCGTCGCGCTCTCGACCGGCATTCTCTCCCCAAGGCAGGCATGA
- a CDS encoding electron transfer flavoprotein-ubiquinone oxidoreductase, giving the protein MTEAMELPERESMEFDVVIVGAGPAGLAAAIRLKQVNPELSVVVLEKGAEVGAHILSGAVVDPIGIDRLLPGWRDEPNHPFKTEVTDDHFLFLGPAGSIRLPNFLMPPLMNNHGNYIVSLGNVCRWLATHAEALGVEIYPGFAATEVLYNDEGAVIGVATGDMGIERSGEPGPNFARGMALLGKYTLIGEGVRGSLAKELIAKYKLGEGRDVPKFGIGLKELWEVKPENHKPGLVQHSFGWPLDMKTGGGSFLYHLEDNLVAVGFVVHLNYKNPYLHPFEEFQRFKTHPAIRGTFEGGKRLSYGARAITEGGYQSVPKLSFPGGALIGCSAGFVNVPRIKGSHNAVLSGMLAAEKLAEAIAAGRANDEPVEIENAWRASDIGRDLKRVRNVKPLWSKFGTAVGVALGGFDMWTNQLFGFSFFGTLKHGKTDAASLQPAEQHKKIDYPKPDGVLTFDRLSSVFLSNTNHEEDQPIHLQVKDPDLQKRSEYDVFAGPSTRYCPAAVYEWVEKDGKPTFVINAQNCVHCKTCDIKDPNQNINWVPPQGGEGPVYPNM; this is encoded by the coding sequence ATGACCGAGGCGATGGAACTGCCGGAACGCGAGAGCATGGAATTCGACGTTGTGATCGTCGGCGCCGGTCCGGCCGGGCTCGCCGCGGCGATCCGGCTGAAGCAGGTCAATCCGGAACTCTCGGTCGTGGTGCTTGAAAAAGGCGCAGAAGTCGGCGCGCACATCCTCTCCGGTGCCGTCGTCGACCCGATCGGCATCGACCGGCTGTTGCCCGGCTGGCGCGACGAGCCCAACCATCCGTTCAAGACGGAGGTCACCGACGATCATTTCCTCTTCTTGGGTCCCGCCGGCTCGATCCGCCTGCCGAATTTCCTGATGCCGCCGCTGATGAACAATCACGGCAACTATATCGTCTCGCTTGGCAACGTCTGTCGCTGGCTCGCCACCCATGCGGAAGCCTTGGGCGTCGAGATCTATCCGGGTTTCGCCGCAACAGAAGTGCTCTACAACGACGAGGGCGCGGTGATCGGCGTGGCCACCGGCGACATGGGCATCGAACGCTCCGGCGAGCCGGGACCGAACTTCGCGCGCGGCATGGCGCTTCTCGGCAAATACACGCTAATCGGCGAGGGCGTGCGCGGCTCGCTCGCCAAGGAGCTGATCGCCAAATACAAACTCGGTGAAGGCCGCGACGTGCCGAAATTCGGCATCGGGCTGAAAGAGCTCTGGGAGGTCAAGCCGGAAAACCACAAGCCCGGCCTGGTGCAGCATTCCTTCGGCTGGCCGCTCGATATGAAGACCGGTGGCGGCTCCTTCCTCTATCATCTCGAGGACAATCTCGTCGCCGTCGGCTTCGTGGTGCACCTCAATTACAAGAACCCCTATCTGCATCCCTTCGAGGAGTTCCAGCGCTTCAAGACGCATCCGGCGATCCGCGGCACCTTCGAGGGCGGCAAGCGCCTGTCCTACGGGGCGCGGGCGATCACCGAAGGGGGGTACCAGTCGGTGCCGAAGCTTTCCTTCCCCGGCGGCGCGCTGATCGGCTGCTCGGCCGGCTTCGTCAACGTGCCGCGCATCAAGGGCAGCCACAATGCGGTGCTATCGGGCATGCTGGCGGCGGAAAAACTCGCCGAAGCGATTGCCGCCGGCCGGGCCAATGATGAGCCGGTCGAAATCGAAAACGCCTGGCGGGCGAGCGACATCGGCCGCGACCTGAAGCGGGTGAGGAACGTCAAGCCGCTGTGGTCGAAGTTCGGCACCGCGGTCGGCGTGGCACTCGGCGGTTTCGACATGTGGACGAACCAGCTGTTCGGCTTCTCCTTCTTCGGCACGCTGAAGCACGGCAAGACCGATGCGGCCTCGCTCCAACCGGCGGAACAGCACAAGAAGATCGATTATCCGAAGCCGGACGGCGTTTTGACCTTCGATCGCCTCTCTTCGGTGTTCCTGTCGAACACCAACCATGAGGAAGACCAGCCGATCCACTTGCAAGTGAAGGATCCCGACCTCCAGAAGCGGTCGGAATACGACGTCTTTGCCGGCCCGTCGACGCGCTACTGTCCGGCGGCGGTCTACGAGTGGGTGGAGAAGGACGGCAAGCCGACCTTCGTCATCAACGCCCAGAACTGCGTGCACTGCAAGACCTGCGACATCAAGGACCCCAACCAGAACATCAACTGGGTGCCGCCGCAGGGCGGAGAGGGGCCGGTCTATCCGAACATGTAA
- a CDS encoding zinc-binding alcohol dehydrogenase family protein: protein MRAIAYKTPQPITAETALIDIDLPMPSPEGRDLLVEIKAVSVNPVDAKVRAGVQPEPDQLKVLGWDAAGVVKAVGPKVTLFQEGDEVFYAGSLDRPGTNAEFHLVDERIVGRKPTSLAFAAAAALPLTAITAWETLFDRLKITDPVPGAANAVLIIGGAGGVGSIAIQLLRALTNLTVIATASRPETRDWALTLGAHQVLDHSRPLADEIEQLALGAPAFVFSTTNTDKHIGEIVKLIAPQGRFALIDDLPMLDVMPFKRKAVSTHWEMMFTRPLFKTPDMIEQHNLLNRVAELVDSGKIRTTLTETLGPINAATLKKAHQMIETGRTRGKLVLEGF from the coding sequence ATGCGTGCCATCGCTTACAAGACACCGCAACCGATCACGGCGGAAACCGCATTGATCGATATCGATCTGCCAATGCCTTCGCCAGAGGGCCGCGATCTGCTGGTCGAGATCAAGGCGGTCTCCGTCAATCCCGTCGACGCGAAAGTGCGCGCAGGCGTTCAGCCGGAGCCGGACCAATTGAAGGTTCTCGGCTGGGACGCCGCCGGCGTCGTCAAGGCCGTCGGTCCGAAAGTCACGCTATTTCAAGAAGGGGACGAGGTGTTCTATGCCGGTTCTCTCGACCGACCCGGTACCAATGCCGAGTTTCATCTTGTCGACGAGCGCATCGTCGGCCGAAAGCCGACGTCGCTCGCGTTTGCCGCGGCCGCGGCGCTCCCGTTGACAGCGATCACCGCCTGGGAAACGTTGTTCGACCGTCTCAAGATCACTGATCCGGTGCCGGGCGCCGCCAATGCCGTGTTGATCATAGGCGGCGCAGGCGGCGTCGGATCGATCGCGATACAATTGCTGCGCGCATTGACGAACCTCACCGTGATCGCAACCGCCTCTCGGCCCGAAACCCGCGACTGGGCACTGACGCTCGGCGCTCACCAAGTTCTCGACCACAGCCGGCCGCTTGCCGACGAGATCGAGCAGCTTGCGCTTGGTGCACCCGCCTTTGTGTTCTCGACCACCAATACCGACAAGCATATCGGCGAGATCGTCAAGCTGATCGCACCGCAGGGGCGCTTCGCCCTCATCGACGATCTTCCGATGCTCGATGTCATGCCATTCAAGCGCAAGGCGGTATCGACCCACTGGGAGATGATGTTTACCCGCCCGTTGTTCAAAACGCCCGACATGATCGAGCAGCACAACCTCCTCAACCGGGTCGCTGAACTGGTCGACAGCGGCAAGATCCGCACGACGCTGACGGAAACGCTCGGCCCGATCAACGCCGCGACACTCAAGAAAGCGCATCAAATGATCGAGACAGGCCGCACGCGCGGCAAGCTCGTCCTGGAAGGATTTTGA
- a CDS encoding glycosyltransferase family 2 protein — protein MNHTEEPMTALADTIEAIELSVVVPVFNEEDSVGPLVARIRDAMTAFSQSWELILVDDGSTDRTLANARAELFRPDLRLKIIELQKNFGQTAAMQAGIDAASGRLIATLDGDLQNDPADIPRMVAAIEERQLDLLVGWRKNRRDGLLLRKIPSWCANRLIGKITGVRLHDYGCSLKVYRASIIKQVKLMGEMHRFIPAWVAGVVPSSRIGEMPVTHHARHFGASKYGISRTFRVILDLLAVLFFMRYKARPGHFFGSIGLATGGLSALILFYLAIDKFILGNDIGTRPMLIVGVMLFLSSIQLITTGILSEMMARAYFRDDETTSYIVRQVFEQDQADA, from the coding sequence TTGAACCACACTGAAGAACCCATGACGGCTCTTGCCGACACAATCGAGGCCATCGAGCTGTCCGTCGTCGTCCCCGTGTTCAACGAAGAGGACAGTGTCGGGCCGCTTGTCGCACGGATCCGCGACGCAATGACCGCCTTCAGCCAGTCGTGGGAACTGATCCTTGTGGATGACGGCAGTACCGATCGTACGCTTGCCAATGCCCGCGCCGAGCTTTTTCGTCCGGACTTGAGGCTGAAGATTATTGAACTGCAGAAGAATTTCGGTCAGACCGCCGCCATGCAGGCCGGTATCGACGCGGCGTCCGGACGACTGATCGCGACGCTTGACGGCGACCTGCAGAATGACCCCGCTGACATTCCGCGCATGGTCGCGGCGATCGAAGAACGCCAACTGGACCTGCTCGTCGGGTGGAGAAAGAACCGCCGGGACGGCCTGCTGCTCAGAAAAATTCCCTCATGGTGTGCCAACCGGCTGATCGGCAAGATCACCGGAGTGAGGCTCCATGACTATGGTTGCAGCCTGAAGGTCTATCGCGCCTCGATCATCAAGCAAGTCAAGCTGATGGGCGAAATGCACCGCTTCATCCCGGCGTGGGTCGCCGGTGTCGTGCCCAGTAGCCGGATCGGCGAGATGCCGGTCACCCATCACGCCCGCCACTTCGGCGCGTCGAAGTATGGCATCTCGCGCACGTTCCGCGTGATACTCGACCTCCTGGCCGTACTCTTCTTCATGCGCTACAAGGCGCGCCCGGGCCACTTTTTCGGATCCATCGGGCTTGCGACCGGCGGCTTGAGCGCACTCATCCTCTTCTATCTGGCTATCGACAAGTTCATTCTCGGCAATGACATCGGTACCCGCCCGATGCTGATTGTCGGCGTGATGCTGTTCCTGTCCTCGATCCAACTCATCACCACCGGCATCCTTTCGGAAATGATGGCCCGCGCCTATTTCCGCGACGACGAGACGACAAGCTATATCGTGCGCCAGGTCTTCGAGCAGGACCAGGCCGATGCTTGA
- a CDS encoding ArnT family glycosyltransferase, translating into MLDTVNRRPDTVFLAVSGYFLLCVLLRLAVSNSLEIDEAEQAFLSQFLQLGYGPQPPFYNWLQYGLGQLFGTSLAAMTVLKNGLLFLCCLFYGLAARLVLTDRRLSAIAMLGVLTLPPVFLLAQRDLSHTVAALFAVSLFLYGFLLTLTRPSLSSYLLTGAAVGIGVISKYNFVLVPVAAIIAVLPERDLRARIFDWRVLAAIAVACLIALPHGYWVLQNLDSASSGTLNEMKEREVEGRLLQATHGVLALASAIIGGSVVTLLLFGLVFRTKIGAIWRAESQWTRVVGRMILLCLFAVLLIVLGVSATHVREKWLVLFLVLLPLYLCLKIEAANIDLSGYLGRFLLLVGIMAVGALVVVSARVIVRPWYGDYSRLNIPYGAFVEAIAQGEGQQPALVLTGDKQLAGNIRTQLRDALVTMPNLSNVPAPDMSKRPLLVVWRGEENKALATPEILKNALKAFGIPETGRNPRSVALPYLYGHDSQRYAFNYIWIGEQDAVAGQ; encoded by the coding sequence ATGCTTGACACCGTCAATCGGCGCCCAGACACGGTATTCCTTGCCGTTTCGGGTTATTTCTTGCTGTGCGTTCTGCTGCGTCTTGCGGTCTCCAATTCGCTCGAGATCGATGAGGCGGAGCAGGCTTTTCTGTCGCAGTTCCTGCAACTGGGCTATGGGCCACAGCCTCCATTTTACAACTGGCTGCAATACGGCTTGGGCCAATTGTTCGGCACGTCGCTTGCGGCCATGACGGTCCTCAAGAACGGGCTCCTCTTCCTTTGCTGTCTGTTTTATGGTCTCGCTGCGCGCCTCGTTCTTACTGACAGGCGCCTTTCGGCGATCGCGATGCTCGGCGTCCTGACATTGCCGCCGGTTTTCCTGCTGGCGCAACGCGATCTCTCGCACACGGTGGCTGCGCTTTTCGCCGTTTCGCTTTTCCTCTACGGCTTCCTGCTGACACTCACGCGACCGAGCCTCTCTTCCTATCTGCTTACAGGCGCCGCCGTCGGGATCGGCGTGATCTCGAAGTACAACTTCGTCCTCGTGCCGGTCGCCGCGATCATTGCCGTGCTCCCTGAGCGGGACCTCCGCGCCCGCATCTTCGATTGGCGGGTGCTCGCGGCCATTGCGGTCGCCTGCCTCATTGCCTTGCCGCACGGTTACTGGGTGCTTCAGAATCTCGATTCCGCGTCGAGCGGAACGTTGAACGAGATGAAGGAACGCGAGGTGGAGGGGCGACTCCTGCAAGCAACCCACGGGGTCCTAGCGCTCGCCTCGGCGATCATCGGCGGCAGCGTCGTGACGCTGCTCCTCTTCGGACTCGTCTTTCGCACGAAGATTGGAGCGATCTGGCGGGCCGAAAGCCAATGGACCCGGGTCGTCGGGCGCATGATTTTGCTCTGCCTCTTTGCCGTGCTGCTGATCGTTCTCGGCGTGAGCGCAACGCATGTTCGTGAGAAATGGCTCGTGCTGTTTCTCGTCCTGCTTCCGCTCTATCTCTGTCTCAAGATCGAGGCGGCGAACATCGATTTGTCCGGCTATCTCGGACGGTTTTTGCTGCTGGTCGGGATCATGGCCGTCGGCGCGCTCGTGGTCGTGTCGGCCCGGGTGATCGTGCGGCCCTGGTATGGCGATTATTCGAGGCTGAACATTCCCTATGGGGCATTTGTCGAAGCCATCGCTCAGGGCGAAGGGCAACAGCCGGCGCTCGTTTTGACGGGCGACAAGCAATTGGCGGGCAATATCCGCACACAATTGCGCGATGCCTTGGTCACCATGCCCAATCTTTCGAATGTGCCTGCGCCCGATATGTCCAAACGGCCCCTTCTCGTGGTCTGGCGCGGCGAGGAGAACAAGGCGCTGGCTACTCCCGAGATTCTGAAGAACGCCTTGAAGGCATTCGGCATCCCGGAAACGGGAAGGAATCCGCGCTCCGTGGCCCTCCCCTATCTCTACGGCCACGATTCGCAACGATACGCGTTCAACTACATCTGGATCGGCGAACAAGACGCGGTCGCAGGCCAGTAA